One region of Pseudomonas glycinae genomic DNA includes:
- the pgaA gene encoding poly-beta-1,6 N-acetyl-D-glucosamine export porin PgaA yields MPRIDGPVLHRGLRPLFRVALCSQLLWPVLAFGDTAYDQMVLDARAGHYTPALTVLRQVPAAQATTGQVSDHLQIAGWAGLDAEVVQVYEAQGRNRVLPVQALTATARAYRNLKRWDQAIQVYNKALALEPDNADLQLGLALTQADSSKPDEGVIRARSLVAAKPDDPSRRLALGYALNRAGKPYDALFEYDQAFIRAGNKPEVAREYVVALQKARLPEPALRLARQRPGLIDPVTLRRLEGDLAAERVRLAELATRSEKERYVIADRALADYDQLLATWTPDASAHDDVTRWRIDRMGALKARARTAEVISEYQKLQGEGVKIPTYAQRWVAASYLDQRQPEIATDLYRQVLAAPDADVGDRLEDTTALYYSLLESDRAEEARKVAEDQARAQKPRVELKGLPIGNPNDEWMDAQQLAAQAGTYGSDLPHGEERLQTLVDQAPGNTGLRLAQADLYLARNWPRRAESQLKETESIAPRDMGLEVAQARTAMDLQEWRQMDALTDDVVARFPDNRQVQRLAREREVHDMSELRVEAYGGKANGGNGGDAGAVSGSRDFGIQTTLYSPPIDEDWRVFAGAGYATGDFAEGTGHHRFQRVGLERRTRDMTLEAEVSNHSYGFGDKQGARLAIARDINDHWQYGGSLEYLSAETPLRALNSDIKANGGSGFIRWRANESREWRLAVSPSHFSDGNNRVEALLTGKEGVYSAPNLQVDAGLEVGTSHNSKSDDVPYFNPKSDFSVMPLLNVNHVLYHRYETVWSQQFQAGAGTYSQRDHGTGGMALLGYGQRYAWNDVFEVGGLFSVINRPYDGDRETDLRLLVDLTFRF; encoded by the coding sequence ATGCCGCGTATTGATGGTCCTGTATTACATCGTGGTTTACGCCCATTGTTTCGAGTCGCGTTGTGCAGCCAGTTGCTCTGGCCCGTGCTCGCGTTCGGCGACACAGCCTACGATCAAATGGTGCTCGACGCCCGGGCCGGGCATTACACCCCTGCTTTGACGGTGCTGCGTCAGGTGCCTGCGGCCCAGGCCACCACCGGGCAGGTCAGCGATCACCTGCAAATCGCCGGTTGGGCCGGGCTCGACGCCGAAGTGGTTCAGGTCTACGAAGCTCAGGGCCGCAACCGGGTGCTACCCGTTCAGGCGCTGACCGCCACCGCCCGGGCCTATCGCAACCTCAAGCGCTGGGATCAGGCGATCCAGGTCTACAACAAGGCTCTGGCGCTGGAGCCGGACAACGCCGACCTGCAACTCGGTCTGGCGCTGACCCAGGCCGACTCCAGCAAGCCCGACGAAGGGGTGATCCGCGCCCGCTCCCTGGTCGCCGCCAAACCCGATGACCCTTCCCGCCGACTGGCGCTGGGCTACGCCCTGAATCGCGCCGGCAAGCCCTACGACGCGCTGTTCGAATACGACCAGGCCTTTATTCGCGCCGGCAACAAACCGGAAGTGGCCCGCGAATACGTGGTCGCCCTGCAAAAGGCGCGTCTGCCGGAGCCGGCGCTGCGTCTTGCCAGACAGCGTCCGGGGTTGATCGATCCCGTCACCTTGCGGCGTCTGGAAGGCGATCTGGCCGCCGAACGCGTGCGACTCGCTGAACTGGCCACCCGCAGTGAAAAAGAACGCTACGTGATCGCCGACCGCGCCCTGGCCGACTACGACCAGTTGCTCGCCACCTGGACCCCGGACGCCAGCGCCCACGACGACGTGACCCGCTGGCGCATCGACCGCATGGGCGCACTCAAGGCCCGGGCGCGTACCGCCGAAGTGATAAGCGAATACCAGAAGCTGCAAGGTGAAGGCGTAAAGATCCCGACCTACGCCCAGCGCTGGGTGGCGGCGTCCTATCTGGATCAGCGCCAGCCGGAAATTGCCACCGATCTTTACCGTCAGGTACTGGCGGCACCGGACGCCGATGTCGGCGACCGACTCGAGGACACCACGGCGCTGTATTACTCGCTGCTGGAAAGTGACCGTGCCGAAGAGGCACGCAAGGTCGCCGAAGATCAGGCCAGGGCGCAGAAGCCGCGTGTCGAACTCAAGGGCTTGCCGATCGGCAACCCCAACGACGAATGGATGGACGCCCAGCAACTGGCGGCACAGGCCGGCACCTATGGCTCCGACCTGCCTCACGGCGAAGAACGCTTGCAGACTCTGGTGGATCAGGCACCGGGCAACACCGGCCTGCGCCTGGCCCAGGCCGATCTGTACCTGGCCCGCAACTGGCCGCGCCGCGCGGAAAGCCAGCTCAAGGAAACCGAGAGCATCGCGCCGCGCGACATGGGCCTGGAAGTGGCGCAGGCCCGTACCGCCATGGACTTGCAGGAATGGCGGCAAATGGATGCGCTGACCGATGATGTGGTGGCGCGCTTCCCCGACAACCGTCAGGTCCAGCGTCTGGCCCGCGAGCGCGAAGTGCACGACATGTCCGAGCTGCGCGTCGAAGCCTATGGCGGCAAGGCCAACGGCGGCAACGGTGGCGATGCCGGTGCGGTCTCCGGCAGCCGCGATTTCGGCATCCAGACCACCCTTTACAGCCCGCCGATCGATGAAGACTGGCGAGTGTTCGCCGGAGCCGGATACGCCACTGGCGATTTCGCCGAAGGCACCGGCCACCACCGTTTCCAGCGTGTCGGTCTGGAGCGTCGCACCCGCGACATGACCCTCGAAGCCGAAGTGTCGAACCATTCCTATGGTTTCGGCGATAAGCAGGGGGCACGTCTGGCGATTGCCCGGGATATCAACGATCACTGGCAATACGGCGGCAGCCTTGAATACCTCTCGGCCGAAACCCCGCTGCGGGCACTGAACAGCGACATCAAGGCCAACGGCGGCAGCGGTTTCATTCGCTGGCGTGCCAACGAGAGCCGCGAGTGGCGGCTGGCGGTCAGCCCGTCGCACTTCAGCGACGGCAACAATCGCGTCGAAGCCTTGCTGACCGGAAAAGAGGGCGTCTACAGCGCGCCGAACCTGCAAGTCGATGCGGGCCTGGAAGTGGGCACCAGCCACAACTCCAAGTCCGATGACGTGCCGTACTTCAACCCGAAGTCGGACTTCAGCGTCATGCCGCTGCTCAACGTCAATCACGTGCTGTACCACCGCTACGAAACGGTCTGGAGCCAGCAATTCCAGGCCGGCGCGGGGACTTACAGCCAGCGTGACCACGGCACCGGCGGCATGGCCTTGCTCGGTTACGGCCAGCGCTACGCCTGGAACGATGTGTTCGAGGTGGGCGGTTTGTTCAGCGTGATCAACCGGCCCTACGACGGTGACCGGGAAACCGATCTGCGTCTGCTCGTCGACCTCACTTTCCGCTTCTAG
- a CDS encoding FAD-dependent oxidoreductase codes for MTLHRVARFADVPEDRGLEVKIGDCKIVLLRVAGQLRAFQGQCPHAGAPLAEGALCHGRLICPWHKAAFRAEDGALCEPPALDSLKRYPLELRGDEVWVDDQPLPDPHTPPQDDPRTFVIVGAGAGGTACAAALREKGFGGRIVLIDREPDAGYDRTVLSKFVLSGEMPAAETPPLRDEVFYREQHINRVSGEVSGLDTEAKTLHLSDGRTLHYDAAVLATGATPNALELPGADLPQVFVLRSKAQAQSIMDAAQPGQRAVIIGDSFIALECASALRQQGLEVTVLARHATPFAAQFGEAVGKAIRALHEENGVKFITDHEAREITGDGKVEAVLLDNGLRLSADLVLAGIGVHPATEVFGDLPREDDQSLLVDASLRVTESLWAIGDIATFPLNGKPQRIEHWRLAQQHARIAAANLLGGDEHYLDVPYFWTWHFGRNYDYLGHAERWDEVEFIGEPEQPPFIGLFGSKGVVVAAIACEQERAMALLAERMKQPLPMDEAWRLIRAVR; via the coding sequence ATGACCCTGCACCGTGTCGCCCGTTTCGCCGATGTGCCTGAAGACCGTGGCCTGGAGGTAAAGATCGGCGACTGCAAGATTGTTCTGCTACGCGTTGCCGGCCAATTGCGCGCCTTTCAGGGGCAATGCCCGCACGCCGGCGCGCCGTTGGCGGAAGGTGCGTTGTGCCACGGCCGGCTGATCTGCCCGTGGCACAAGGCAGCTTTTCGTGCCGAAGATGGCGCGCTGTGCGAGCCTCCGGCACTGGACAGCCTCAAGCGCTATCCGCTGGAACTGCGCGGCGACGAGGTGTGGGTCGATGACCAGCCGCTGCCGGATCCGCACACCCCGCCGCAGGACGATCCGCGCACCTTTGTCATCGTCGGCGCCGGTGCCGGGGGAACGGCCTGCGCTGCCGCCCTGCGGGAAAAAGGCTTCGGCGGGCGGATCGTGCTGATCGACCGCGAGCCGGACGCCGGCTACGACCGAACGGTGCTGAGCAAATTCGTGCTGTCCGGGGAAATGCCGGCGGCGGAAACCCCGCCGCTGCGCGATGAGGTCTTTTACCGCGAGCAGCACATCAACCGTGTTTCAGGCGAGGTCAGCGGGCTCGATACCGAAGCCAAGACTCTTCACCTGAGCGATGGCCGCACACTGCATTACGACGCGGCGGTGCTGGCCACCGGCGCAACGCCCAACGCGCTGGAACTACCCGGCGCCGACCTGCCCCAGGTGTTTGTCCTGCGCTCAAAAGCCCAGGCGCAATCCATCATGGACGCTGCTCAACCGGGACAGCGCGCGGTGATCATCGGTGACAGCTTCATTGCCCTTGAATGCGCTTCGGCCCTGCGCCAGCAAGGTCTCGAGGTGACGGTGCTGGCGCGTCACGCAACTCCGTTCGCGGCGCAATTCGGTGAAGCCGTCGGCAAGGCGATCCGGGCACTCCATGAAGAAAACGGCGTGAAATTCATCACTGATCACGAAGCCAGGGAGATCACCGGCGACGGCAAGGTCGAGGCGGTGTTGCTCGACAATGGCCTGCGCCTGTCGGCGGATCTGGTGTTGGCGGGAATCGGCGTGCACCCGGCCACCGAAGTGTTCGGCGATCTGCCGCGCGAGGACGATCAATCACTGTTGGTCGATGCCAGCCTGCGCGTCACCGAGAGCCTGTGGGCGATTGGCGATATCGCCACCTTCCCGTTGAACGGCAAACCTCAACGTATCGAACACTGGCGCCTGGCCCAGCAGCACGCGCGGATCGCCGCCGCCAACCTGCTCGGTGGCGATGAGCATTACCTCGATGTGCCGTATTTCTGGACCTGGCATTTCGGCCGTAACTACGACTACCTCGGTCACGCCGAGCGGTGGGACGAAGTCGAATTTATCGGCGAACCCGAACAGCCGCCGTTTATCGGGCTGTTCGGGAGCAAGGGCGTGGTGGTGGCGGCGATCGCCTGTGAGCAGGAGCGGGCGATGGCGCTGCTGGCCGAACGCATGAAACAACCACTGCCGATGGATGAAGCCTGGCGGCTGATTCGCGCCGTCAGGTGA
- the pgaB gene encoding poly-beta-1,6-N-acetyl-D-glucosamine N-deacetylase PgaB — protein sequence MPLISRFILLLGVLLVSACAQQAPAFVPPSERPVAANEKPWPKNHVLGIAYHDVEDRDPDQAVVAVRTERLLEQLAWLRENNYKPVTVDQIMAARKGGPELPPKAILLSFDDGYSSFYTRVLPVLRAYNWHALLAPVGTWIDTPLNQPVDFAGTPRPRSDFLTWAQVREISQSGLVEIAAHTDASHKGILANPQGNLQPAAATRRYDPVSKRYESEADFQARIRADVQAISEKIRKNTGKKPRVWVWPYGTADGTSLTVVSEEGYEMALTLDDGLDALDNLMSGPRFLVASDPDGEHFANSVVGVQSDFTMRVVHVDLDNVYDPDPAQQEINLGKLIQRMADMGANTVFLQAFADPKGDGLVHSLYFPNRHLPMRADLFDRVAWQLRTRAHVKVFAWMPVLSFELDSKLPRVTRWDPKTGTSAVDPDQYKRLSPFDPEVRRIIGEIYEDVARLTSVDGVLYHDDAVLSDFEDAGPQALKTYVANGLPGSIAALRDDPAAMQRWTRFKSRYLIDFTNELTAKVRAIRGPQVLTARNIFAEPVLNPHSEAWFAQNLDDFLGTYDWTAPMAMPLMEKQTYAQSGLWLEELVAKIKQRPGALDRTVFELQARDWTKKDQADIDGAQLADWMSRLKRQGATSFGYYPDNFLENMPDLKTVRPALSNKWNP from the coding sequence ATGCCTTTGATTTCGCGTTTCATCCTTCTGCTGGGAGTGCTGCTGGTCAGCGCCTGCGCCCAGCAAGCCCCGGCCTTCGTGCCGCCGTCCGAGCGACCGGTGGCAGCCAATGAAAAGCCCTGGCCGAAAAACCACGTGCTGGGCATTGCCTACCACGACGTCGAAGACCGTGATCCCGATCAGGCGGTGGTGGCGGTGCGCACCGAGCGGCTGCTCGAACAGCTCGCCTGGCTGCGCGAGAACAACTACAAACCGGTGACGGTCGATCAGATCATGGCCGCACGCAAAGGTGGGCCGGAGCTGCCGCCCAAGGCGATCCTGCTCAGTTTCGACGACGGTTACTCAAGCTTCTACACACGTGTGCTGCCGGTGTTGCGCGCCTACAACTGGCATGCGCTGCTGGCGCCGGTCGGCACCTGGATCGATACGCCGCTGAACCAGCCGGTGGACTTCGCTGGCACGCCGCGTCCGCGCTCGGACTTCCTGACCTGGGCTCAGGTGCGGGAAATCTCGCAATCGGGCCTGGTGGAAATCGCCGCCCACACCGACGCCAGTCACAAAGGCATCCTCGCCAACCCGCAAGGCAACCTGCAGCCGGCGGCCGCGACCCGACGCTACGATCCAGTGAGCAAACGCTACGAATCCGAAGCCGATTTCCAGGCGCGGATCCGCGCCGACGTGCAGGCGATCTCGGAGAAGATCCGCAAGAACACCGGGAAGAAACCGCGCGTCTGGGTCTGGCCTTACGGCACGGCGGACGGCACGTCGCTGACGGTGGTGAGTGAGGAGGGCTATGAAATGGCCCTGACCCTCGATGACGGCCTCGATGCTCTCGACAACCTGATGAGCGGGCCGCGTTTCCTGGTCGCCTCCGACCCTGACGGCGAGCACTTCGCCAACAGCGTGGTCGGCGTGCAATCGGATTTCACCATGCGCGTGGTGCACGTGGATCTGGACAACGTCTACGACCCGGACCCGGCGCAGCAGGAAATCAACCTCGGCAAACTGATCCAGCGCATGGCCGACATGGGCGCCAATACCGTGTTCCTGCAAGCCTTCGCCGATCCGAAGGGCGATGGCCTGGTGCATTCGCTGTACTTCCCCAACCGTCATCTGCCGATGCGCGCCGACCTGTTCGACCGTGTCGCCTGGCAATTGCGCACCCGGGCTCACGTAAAGGTCTTTGCCTGGATGCCGGTGCTGAGTTTCGAGCTGGATTCGAAGTTGCCACGGGTGACGCGCTGGGATCCGAAGACGGGTACGAGCGCTGTCGACCCGGATCAATACAAACGCCTGTCGCCGTTCGATCCCGAAGTGCGGCGGATCATCGGCGAGATCTACGAAGACGTGGCACGCCTGACTTCGGTCGACGGTGTCCTCTACCACGATGATGCGGTGCTTTCGGACTTCGAAGACGCCGGCCCTCAGGCGCTGAAGACCTATGTCGCCAACGGCCTGCCGGGCTCGATCGCCGCTCTGCGTGACGATCCAGCGGCGATGCAGCGCTGGACGCGCTTCAAGAGCCGCTACCTGATCGACTTCACCAACGAGCTGACCGCCAAGGTACGCGCGATTCGTGGCCCGCAAGTGCTCACCGCACGCAACATCTTCGCCGAGCCGGTGCTCAATCCGCACAGCGAAGCGTGGTTTGCGCAGAACCTCGACGACTTCCTCGGGACTTACGACTGGACGGCGCCGATGGCCATGCCGCTCATGGAAAAACAGACCTATGCGCAGTCCGGCCTGTGGCTCGAAGAACTGGTGGCGAAGATCAAACAGCGCCCCGGGGCGCTGGATCGCACGGTGTTCGAACTGCAGGCCCGGGACTGGACGAAAAAGGACCAGGCCGACATCGACGGCGCGCAACTGGCCGACTGGATGAGCCGCCTCAAACGTCAGGGCGCCACCAGCTTTGGCTACTACCCGGACAACTTTCTCGAGAACATGCCTGACCTGAAAACGGTGCGGCCTGCGCTCTCAAACAAATGGAACCCATGA
- the pgaC gene encoding poly-beta-1,6-N-acetyl-D-glucosamine synthase, which yields MLDRLLALLVLALVLGVPLGLIFLVTGQFLMDFVFFYPLFMSGLWISGGLYFWLHWERHWPWKDDTLPPPLEGEPLISILIPCYNEGDNAADTIHAALAQHYPNIEVIAINDGSKDNTAEVLDALAKEDPRLRVLHLAENQGKAVALRMGAIAARSEYLVCIDGDALLAPNTAAYLVAPMLDNARLGAVTGNPRIRTRSTLVGRVQVGEFSSIIGLIKRTQRVFGRIFTVSGVIVAFRRTALNRVGYWSPDMITEDIDISWKLQLDHWSIFYEPRALCWILMPETLRGLWKQRLRWAQGGAEVLFKNIRGIWQYRHRYLWPLLFEYCLSTGWAFTFLLSVIFWAVGKFVVMPEAIAVDHLMPPAFTGLLLAFVCLVQFAVSIVIDRRYEPGLGRTMFWVVWYPIAFWLVSLLTTLVSFPKVLFGQHQKRARWISPDRGIKPLGDDEEEVIK from the coding sequence ATGCTGGATAGATTGCTGGCCCTGCTTGTTCTGGCGCTCGTCCTCGGCGTTCCGCTGGGGCTGATCTTCCTGGTCACCGGGCAATTTCTGATGGACTTCGTGTTCTTCTACCCGCTGTTCATGTCCGGGTTGTGGATTTCCGGTGGTCTGTATTTCTGGCTGCACTGGGAACGGCACTGGCCGTGGAAGGACGACACCCTGCCGCCACCGCTGGAAGGCGAACCGCTGATTTCGATCCTGATCCCTTGCTACAACGAGGGCGACAACGCCGCCGACACCATCCACGCGGCGCTGGCGCAGCACTACCCGAACATCGAAGTCATCGCGATCAACGACGGCTCCAAGGACAACACCGCCGAAGTGCTGGATGCGCTGGCCAAGGAAGACCCGCGGCTGCGCGTGCTGCACCTGGCGGAAAACCAGGGCAAGGCCGTGGCCCTGCGCATGGGCGCCATCGCGGCGCGCAGCGAATATCTGGTGTGCATCGACGGTGATGCGCTGCTGGCGCCGAATACCGCCGCTTACCTCGTCGCGCCGATGCTCGACAACGCACGACTGGGTGCGGTGACCGGCAACCCACGGATCCGCACGCGTTCAACCTTGGTCGGGCGGGTGCAGGTCGGTGAGTTCTCGTCGATCATCGGGCTGATCAAGCGCACCCAGCGGGTGTTCGGGCGGATCTTCACCGTGTCGGGGGTGATCGTCGCGTTCCGCCGCACGGCGCTGAACCGGGTCGGCTACTGGAGCCCGGACATGATCACCGAAGACATCGACATCAGCTGGAAGCTGCAACTGGATCACTGGAGCATCTTCTACGAGCCCCGTGCCCTGTGCTGGATCCTGATGCCGGAAACCCTGCGCGGTCTGTGGAAGCAGCGCCTGCGCTGGGCCCAGGGCGGTGCCGAGGTGCTGTTCAAGAACATTCGCGGGATCTGGCAGTACCGTCACCGTTACCTGTGGCCGCTGCTGTTCGAATACTGCCTGTCGACCGGCTGGGCGTTCACCTTCCTGTTGTCGGTGATCTTCTGGGCCGTCGGCAAGTTCGTGGTCATGCCTGAGGCGATTGCGGTCGATCACCTGATGCCGCCAGCCTTCACCGGTTTGCTGCTGGCCTTTGTCTGCCTGGTGCAGTTCGCGGTCAGCATCGTCATCGACCGGCGTTATGAGCCGGGCCTGGGCAGGACCATGTTCTGGGTGGTGTGGTATCCGATCGCGTTCTGGCTCGTCAGCCTGCTGACCACGCTGGTCAGTTTCCCCAAAGTCTTGTTCGGCCAACACCAGAAACGTGCGCGCTGGATCAGTCCCGACCGGGGAATCAAGCCGCTCGGGGACGATGAAGAGGAGGTTATCAAATGA
- the pgaD gene encoding poly-beta-1,6-N-acetyl-D-glucosamine biosynthesis protein PgaD: MKIIRTRQRPFLVLLDAFFTVLAWIGLLYLLVRGLWPLIDTHEGGPRLDNSAFEALGTLQIYLWVAVVNAVILIGWARYQQRKSRSFAQRRLPSPVVDDEGLSRSFKLNDDRFQKLRGPGVMTIHNDQDGDVSHVVPHLWPAQPQELPPPLAPLERPRVIFLGAEDDDNREPLNRIT; encoded by the coding sequence ATGAAAATCATCCGGACCCGGCAACGACCGTTTCTGGTGCTGCTCGATGCGTTCTTCACCGTGCTGGCGTGGATCGGCCTGCTGTATCTGCTGGTACGCGGTCTGTGGCCGCTGATTGATACTCACGAAGGCGGGCCACGCCTCGACAACTCGGCGTTCGAAGCCCTCGGCACCTTGCAGATTTATCTGTGGGTGGCGGTGGTCAACGCGGTGATCCTGATCGGCTGGGCGCGCTATCAGCAACGCAAGAGCCGAAGCTTCGCCCAGCGCCGGTTGCCCTCCCCGGTGGTCGACGATGAGGGACTGAGCCGCAGCTTCAAACTGAATGACGACCGCTTTCAGAAGCTGCGCGGGCCGGGCGTGATGACCATCCACAACGATCAGGACGGCGATGTCAGTCATGTGGTGCCGCATCTGTGGCCGGCTCAGCCGCAAGAGCTGCCGCCACCGCTGGCGCCGCTGGAGCGTCCTCGGGTGATCTTCCTGGGCGCCGAGGACGACGACAACCGCGAGCCGTTGAACCGGATCACCTGA
- a CDS encoding vWA domain-containing protein — protein sequence MSLPSTLLRPLAASVLLVVAGCGVSSSPETTVAPPPAQTELKSSVQSEAMMADSAMAKRSVRAAPIASFAPLPAAESYPQGYRDEQREQYANLADNPIHSVAETPVSTFSADVDTGAYANVRRLLNQGRLPPEGAVRLEEMVNYFPYDYALPSDGSPFGVTTELAASPWNPHTRLLRIGIKASDRAVAELAPANLVFLVDVSGSMDRREGLPLVKSTLKLLVDQLREQDRVSLVVYAGESRVVLEPTSGREKAKIRTAIERLTAGGSTAGASGIELAYQMAQQAFIPKGINRILLATDGDFNVGISDFDSLQQMAVDKRKTGISLTTLGFGVDNYNEHLMEQLADAGDGNYAYIDNLREARKVLVDQLGSTLAVVAKNVKLQVEFNPAQVSEYRLLGYENRALKREDFSNDKVDAGEIGAGHTVTALYEIVPTGEKGWLEPLRYGKTDAVVSEKKGELAMLRVRYQRPEGGKSLLIERPIASQVAPASEDLRFAAAVAAFSQQLKDGRYTGDFSLKDTEALARGARGDDRFGLRNEFVQLVELAQSLRTSTASNGMSTERRIE from the coding sequence ATGTCCCTTCCTTCCACGCTTCTGCGCCCCCTTGCTGCCAGTGTGTTGCTGGTGGTTGCCGGTTGCGGTGTTTCTTCCAGCCCGGAAACCACCGTCGCGCCGCCTCCGGCGCAGACCGAGCTGAAATCCTCCGTGCAGTCCGAAGCGATGATGGCCGATAGCGCGATGGCCAAACGCAGTGTACGGGCAGCGCCGATCGCCAGTTTTGCACCGCTGCCGGCCGCTGAAAGTTATCCACAAGGCTATCGCGACGAGCAGCGCGAGCAGTACGCCAACCTGGCCGACAACCCGATCCACAGCGTCGCCGAAACTCCTGTCTCGACCTTCAGTGCCGACGTCGACACCGGCGCCTACGCCAATGTGCGGCGCCTGCTCAATCAGGGTCGACTGCCGCCGGAAGGCGCGGTGCGGCTGGAAGAGATGGTCAATTACTTTCCCTACGATTATGCGCTGCCGAGCGATGGCTCGCCCTTCGGCGTGACGACCGAACTGGCTGCCTCACCGTGGAACCCGCACACCCGCTTGCTGCGTATCGGCATCAAGGCGTCCGACCGCGCGGTGGCGGAACTGGCCCCGGCCAATCTGGTGTTTCTGGTGGATGTGTCCGGCTCGATGGACCGCCGCGAAGGCTTGCCACTGGTCAAAAGCACCCTGAAATTACTGGTCGATCAATTGCGCGAGCAGGATCGGGTATCGCTGGTGGTGTATGCCGGCGAATCCAGAGTGGTGTTGGAGCCGACTTCCGGACGGGAAAAGGCGAAAATTCGCACAGCCATCGAGCGATTGACCGCCGGCGGCTCGACTGCGGGCGCTTCAGGCATCGAACTGGCTTATCAGATGGCGCAACAGGCGTTCATCCCCAAAGGCATCAACCGCATCCTGTTGGCCACCGACGGTGACTTCAATGTCGGCATCAGCGACTTCGACAGTCTGCAACAAATGGCTGTGGATAAACGCAAGACCGGGATTTCCCTGACCACCCTGGGTTTCGGTGTGGATAACTACAATGAACACCTGATGGAACAACTGGCCGATGCCGGTGACGGCAACTACGCCTACATCGACAACCTGCGCGAAGCGCGCAAGGTGCTGGTGGATCAACTCGGTTCGACCCTCGCCGTGGTGGCGAAAAACGTCAAGTTGCAGGTCGAGTTCAACCCGGCGCAGGTCAGCGAGTACCGGCTGCTCGGTTACGAGAACCGCGCGTTGAAGCGTGAGGATTTCAGCAATGACAAGGTCGATGCCGGTGAAATCGGTGCAGGCCATACGGTGACGGCGTTGTATGAAATTGTCCCGACAGGCGAGAAGGGCTGGCTGGAACCGCTGCGTTACGGAAAAACCGATGCAGTGGTTTCCGAGAAGAAAGGAGAATTGGCCATGCTGCGTGTGCGATATCAAAGGCCTGAGGGTGGGAAAAGTCTGCTGATCGAGCGGCCGATTGCCAGTCAGGTTGCACCGGCCAGTGAAGACCTGCGCTTTGCTGCCGCCGTCGCCGCGTTTTCCCAGCAACTCAAGGACGGTCGCTACACCGGCGATTTCAGCCTCAAGGACACCGAAGCCCTGGCCCGCGGTGCCCGTGGCGATGACCGCTTCGGCCTGCGCAACGAGTTCGTGCAGCTGGTGGAACTTGCGCAGAGCCTGCGTACCTCCACTGCCTCCAACGGAATGTCCACTGAGCGACGGATTGAATAG
- a CDS encoding YbhB/YbcL family Raf kinase inhibitor-like protein produces MTRLTSLNPWLAAVAVALCVQFPAQAQERFTLSIPGVSDNRLFTSAAASDAAGCGGKNQSPALSWNAGPAGTLSYAIVMHDPDGQKGSGVDHWIHYGIKATTRQIAAGVGAKSALEGVGGTNSKGTTSYIGPCPPVGDSAHHYIIQIYALDLAPDALPAGLTRAQLMEKIKGHVLRNSSAVRRYHR; encoded by the coding sequence ATGACCCGATTGACCTCTCTCAACCCTTGGCTGGCGGCCGTTGCCGTCGCCCTTTGCGTGCAGTTTCCGGCGCAGGCCCAGGAGCGTTTCACCCTCAGCATTCCCGGTGTGTCGGATAACCGTCTGTTCACCTCGGCGGCGGCCAGCGATGCGGCCGGTTGCGGCGGCAAGAACCAGTCGCCGGCCCTGAGCTGGAATGCCGGCCCGGCCGGAACCCTGAGCTACGCCATCGTCATGCACGATCCGGACGGCCAGAAAGGTTCGGGTGTCGATCACTGGATTCACTACGGGATCAAGGCCACGACCCGGCAGATTGCGGCCGGTGTCGGCGCCAAATCGGCCCTCGAAGGCGTCGGTGGCACCAACAGCAAAGGCACCACCAGCTACATCGGCCCCTGCCCACCGGTGGGCGACAGCGCGCACCACTACATCATCCAGATCTACGCTCTGGATCTGGCCCCGGACGCCTTGCCCGCCGGCCTGACCCGCGCCCAGCTGATGGAAAAGATCAAAGGCCACGTGCTGCGCAACAGCAGTGCGGTGCGGCGTTATCACCGCTGA
- a CDS encoding RNA polymerase sigma factor, producing MFASADSLEASSDESLLARYREGDGKAFEILYARHRQSLYRFLLGLSGKPELADEVFQETWLSLIRSSSQPQGRATFRTWLFQIARNRLIDHWRKHGARQPLHDSYDEQFHAVSDDASDPEQLLNLSRDSQRLESALQSLPADQREVFLLRAHGDLDLAQIASLTGTPLDTVKSRLRYAQQKLRRLLAEEVLT from the coding sequence CTGTTTGCTTCCGCCGACAGCCTTGAGGCCAGCAGCGACGAATCGCTGCTGGCCCGTTATCGCGAGGGTGACGGCAAGGCGTTCGAGATCCTGTACGCCCGCCATCGGCAGAGTCTTTACCGGTTTCTGCTCGGTTTGAGCGGCAAACCGGAACTGGCCGACGAGGTTTTCCAGGAGACCTGGCTGAGCCTGATCCGCAGTAGCAGTCAGCCACAAGGCCGGGCGACCTTTCGTACGTGGTTGTTCCAGATTGCCCGCAATCGCCTGATTGACCACTGGCGCAAGCACGGAGCCCGACAACCGCTGCATGACAGCTACGACGAGCAATTCCACGCCGTCAGCGACGACGCCTCCGATCCCGAACAACTGCTCAACCTCAGCCGCGACAGCCAGCGCCTGGAGAGCGCCCTGCAATCCTTGCCCGCCGACCAGCGCGAAGTGTTCCTGCTGCGCGCCCACGGCGACCTCGACCTGGCGCAAATCGCCAGCCTCACCGGAACACCGCTGGATACCGTCAAGAGCCGCTTGCGCTACGCCCAGCAAAAACTGCGTCGGCTGCTGGCCGAGGAGGTACTGACATGA